One genomic window of Hydra vulgaris chromosome 03, alternate assembly HydraT2T_AEP includes the following:
- the LOC100206278 gene encoding prefoldin subunit 5 encodes MAAVQESAANSQMQQIPLSQLSIQQLDQIKRDIEQEISVLSDSLNALKSAQQKFSDSLDNLTLISKENEGKALMVPITSSMYIPGIMDTSEKVLVDIGTGYYAEKSVDEAKKYFRRKIEFVAKQIDKVHPALSEKSKIRNALIEELSSKVSQHMAQQAPKNPAVKPVK; translated from the coding sequence ATGGCGGCAGTGCAAGAAAGTGCCGCTAACAGCCAAATGCAGCAAATTCCATTAAGTCAGCTCTCGATTCAACAGTTAGATCAAATAAAACGAGATATTGAGCAAGAAATTAGTGTTCTTTCAGATTCTTTAAATGCATTGAAGTCAGCTCAGCAAAAGTTTAGTGATTCGCTTGATAACTTAACCCTAATATCTAAAGAAAACGAGGGTAAAGCGTTAATGGTTCCTATAACATCTTCAATGTATATACCTGGGATTATGGATACAAGTGAAAAAGTTCTTGTTGACATTGGAACCGGTTATTATGCTGAAAAGTCTGTTGATGAAGCAAAGAAGTATTTTCGAAGAAAAATTGAATTCGTTGCTAAACAAATTGATAAAGTTCATCCTGCATTGtctgaaaaaagtaaaataagaaatgcTTTAATCGAAGAGCTGAGTTCAAAAGTTTCTCAGCACATGGCGCAACAAGCTCCAAAGAACCCTGCTGTAAAGCCtgtaaaataa